The segment ACCCGGAAAGACCGTCCTTGTCCTTGGAACCGGAGGCGTCTCTCTATTCGCATTACAATTCGCGAAAATGCTCGGATGCAGAGTAATCGTAACTTCCTCCAGTGACGAAAAGCTGGAACGAGCCAAAAGCCTCGGGGCGGACGAAGTCATTAATTATAATTCCAAAACGAACTGGGATCGGGAAGTCAGAAAGAAAACCTCTATGAAAGGAGCGGATCTGGTTATAGAAATCGGAGGTGCGGGAACTTTGCCAAAATCGATCAATTCGACTCGCCCGGGCGGAACGATCGCATTAATCGGTGTAGTCGCAGGCGGAGGCGAAGCGACTCTATCGTTATTTCCTGTTTTAATGCAAGGGATCCGAATCCAAGGAGTCATCGTAGGCAGTAAAAGCGATTTTATCAGAATGAATCAAGCTATCTCGTTTCGTAAGAGTAAACCGATCGTCGATAAAATCTTTCCGTTTTCGGAATTTCCAAAAGCATTGGAGTATTTAAGAGATGGGAAACATTTCGGCAAGGTAGTTATAGAAATTTGATTATTAATTTTCTCTTTCGTTAGCTTCGTCCTTTGAGCCGCTTCGGCTCGACATGATAGCGTCCACTTTTGTTCGCAAAAACGCAAACAATCAGAAGATGCGAAAAGATTTAATTAAATTTTTATCAAGCGCCTAGTTCTGGCAAGAAATCCTTCGATTATGGAATCGAATGACCCGCACCGGCGGCCCAAATTCGATACCATTCCTCTCGCGTCAAATGGATGCGAAACGCTTCCGCTGCCGACCGCAGACGACTAGTTTGATTTGTTCCTACGATCGGCAAAATGCCGGCCGGATGAACTAGAAACCAGGCGTACAGAATTGCATCCGATGATACTCCTTTGTCTTTAGCCAATTGCTCGAGAGCATCTCGCACGGCTACTTCGCGCTCCCCCTTATGCGAGAAGATGCGTCCGCCCGCAGTTGGAGACCATGCCATCGGACGAAATCGTAATTCTTGCGCCTGATCAAAGGTCCCGTCAGTTAACGGAGAAAGATGTAACGGATGAAATTCCACCTGGTTTGTTACTAGCGGAAAATTCAAACGACTTTGCAAAAGCTGAAATTGCGAGGGAGTAAAATTAGAAACTCCGAAATGCATTACCTTTCCCGCAGCACGCAATTTAAAGAAGGCCGACGCGACAGAATCGGCATCCATTAGAAAATCAGGACGATGAATCAACAAAAGATCGA is part of the Leptospira broomii serovar Hurstbridge str. 5399 genome and harbors:
- a CDS encoding aldo/keto reductase is translated as MIPSISLTAGGPALSRLVFGCWRLHSDPQGFGAQRILEKIEFSLELGIYTFDHADIYGEYQNEEHFGKALRLKPGLKDSITIVTKCGIQVPSVKHPGIHLKHYNTSEEHILESVDSSLEKLGVEKIDLLLIHRPDFLMDADSVASAFFKLRAAGKVMHFGVSNFTPSQFQLLQSRLNFPLVTNQVEFHPLHLSPLTDGTFDQAQELRFRPMAWSPTAGGRIFSHKGEREVAVRDALEQLAKDKGVSSDAILYAWFLVHPAGILPIVGTNQTSRLRSAAEAFRIHLTREEWYRIWAAGAGHSIP
- a CDS encoding zinc-dependent alcohol dehydrogenase family protein; protein product: MKVFEIQNQFGIENLKVNSRPDLQPGFGEVLIKVKACSLNYRDFLMITGKYNPRQKLPLIPLSDGAGEVVEIGAGVTKAKVGDRVCGVFSQGWQAGEPELENLKETLGGPLDGLISEYRVFPEAGIIPFPDHLSYAEASTLPCAGLTAYNAVVTFGGLEPGKTVLVLGTGGVSLFALQFAKMLGCRVIVTSSSDEKLERAKSLGADEVINYNSKTNWDREVRKKTSMKGADLVIEIGGAGTLPKSINSTRPGGTIALIGVVAGGGEATLSLFPVLMQGIRIQGVIVGSKSDFIRMNQAISFRKSKPIVDKIFPFSEFPKALEYLRDGKHFGKVVIEI